CTGGCGGGAGTCTTTTCTGCATCCGCTTTTGAAATGCGGATGGTCGCGGATGCCCTCACCCTGGATGCCCGGGACACCCCTCTCCGCGACATCCTCGCTCAATTCCAGGAGGCAGGGGTCAAGGTCGCGATCGATGAACGGATCAACCCCCTGATTACCGCCCATTTCGAAAACCGGGAAATGGGAGAGGGGATCAAGCGGATGCTTGCCGATTGCGATTATGCCCTCACCTGGCAAACCATCGACGGGCCAGCGGGCAAACTGCGCCGCATTTCGGAAATTCTCGTTTATAAACCCGGTAGCCGACGCCCTCTTCCCCTCTTACCCGCCCAGACGCCCGCCACCATCGAAAGCCAAACCAGTCAAACGAACAGAATCCTCTGCCTGAAAAATGAGGTTCTCATCCGCCTCCGGCCTGGCACAACCAAAGAACAACTGCTCACCCTGCTTCGCGAAACAGGAACCACGGTGATGGACAGTATTCCCGCCCTATCCTTGTACCGCCTGCATTTTCCACCCGGCACAGATTTGGCTGACCTGCTCAACCAGCTCTCCAAAAATCCATTGGTCGCCCGCGCCGAGCCCAACCAGGTCTATCGTTCCCTTACCCCTGAAAAAGCCCCCGGTCCCCAACCGACCGACAGCCTGCGGACGCTCCCGAATGGGGGCGGACCGGCCGTTGCCGTCCTCGATTCGGGCTTCACCCCTAATCCAGCTCTCGAAAAAGCCGTGGTGGCCACCCTTGACGCCACGGCTCCGGGAACCCCCATCTCCGATCCGGTTGGGCACGGCACGCAAATGGCCCTGATTGCGGCGGGTGCCATCAGCCCGGAAGGCGGCAATCCCGCCCTGGACTCGCAATCCGGAGCCATTATCCCGATCCGCACCATGGATGAAAAGGGGATTACCTCCAGCTTTACCCTGATGCAGAGCATGGTGTTCGCCCTGGAACAGGGCGCCCGCGTCATCAACATGAGTTGGGGCTCTGAGACCGACAGCGGATTCTTCAACGATGCCATTGCCTATGCCCGTCAACGCGGGGCCGTACCGGTAGCCGCTGCGGGGAATGAGCCCACCAACCGGCCTCTGTATCCCGCCGCGATTCCGGACGTACTCGCCGTGGGGGCACTAGGAGCTGACGGG
The DNA window shown above is from bacterium and carries:
- a CDS encoding S8/S53 family peptidase, translated to MRSAYWNPSLLLASALLAGVFSASAFEMRMVADALTLDARDTPLRDILAQFQEAGVKVAIDERINPLITAHFENREMGEGIKRMLADCDYALTWQTIDGPAGKLRRISEILVYKPGSRRPLPLLPAQTPATIESQTSQTNRILCLKNEVLIRLRPGTTKEQLLTLLRETGTTVMDSIPALSLYRLHFPPGTDLADLLNQLSKNPLVARAEPNQVYRSLTPEKAPGPQPTDSLRTLPNGGGPAVAVLDSGFTPNPALEKAVVATLDATAPGTPISDPVGHGTQMALIAAGAISPEGGNPALDSQSGAIIPIRTMDEKGITSSFTLMQSMVFALEQGARVINMSWGSETDSGFFNDAIAYARQRGAVPVAAAGNEPTNRPLYPAAIPDVLAVGALGADGTLWDQSNYGSFITLAAPGYANLPVGYKGPPGTYVGTSIAAAYTARVIARYFTLHPSATPGEAVTSLKQALSHPSDGASHAEIPRLDTAAVSRYLK